TCCACCGGCGACCCGGCCTGGAGCAACATCTTCCCCACCGCCGCGAAGTCCCGACCCTCGCGGTGCTCGGTGCGCGACCCCTCCGCCGCCCAGATCAGCGGCTGCCCGTGGAACTCCCGGTCCCGGATGGTCACGGAGGCGCCAGCCCCGAGCAGCAGTCGCACCGCGTCGGGCCACCCTTCCATTGCAGCCGAGTGCAGCACCGTCTTGCCGATCCCCGCATCGGGGCGGTTCGGGTCGAACCCGCACGCCAGCATCGCTGCGAGCGCACGCGTATCCCCGCGCTCGGCGGCCTGGTGAAACGCGATGTAATGATCTTCGGTCAGCTCGCGCTGTAGACCGGGTTGCTCCCCGAGGAGCGCCTCGGCCGCAGCGCGATCGCCGCTACTGCACGCCGCAACCAGCCGATCCACCGCCGACAGCTCGGGCGACGCGCCGTGCGCGAGCAGCCAGTCGGCCACCGCGCGGTTGCCGTTCAGCTCCGCTACCGCGTAGGGCGTCCGCCCGTCGGCGCGCCGGCGATCGATGTCGGCACCGTGCGCGACCATA
The window above is part of the bacterium genome. Proteins encoded here:
- a CDS encoding ankyrin repeat domain-containing protein; translated protein: MVAHGADIDRRRADGRTPYAVAELNGNRAVADWLLAHGASPELSAVDRLVAACSSGDRAAAEALLGEQPGLQRELTEDHYIAFHQAAERGDTRALAAMLACGFDPNRPDAGIGKTVLHSAAMEGWPDAVRLLLGAGASVTIRDREFHGQPLIWAAEGSRTEHREGRDFAAVGKMLLQAGSPVEWEAGAEPAEGLLEILAAWQGTVNG